A stretch of Leisingera sp. S132 DNA encodes these proteins:
- a CDS encoding exopolysaccharide biosynthesis protein produces MTSANQPVEHVLKETSSLARRNRGGITVRRFAEELGQSSLPAVLAVPAMAVVTPLSGVPLFSSACGALICLISAQMLMGRQHLWIPGWLGRRRIKADTVRKGAAALRGSVRWMDRHSGKRLALLTRQPFLTVIQAVCLICGALMPLLEIVPFSSSVLGGIVSLLAVAMLTRDGLIVLLTLSALFTAAASFAAGLV; encoded by the coding sequence ATGACTTCAGCGAACCAGCCTGTTGAACATGTGCTGAAGGAAACCAGCAGTCTTGCGCGCAGAAACCGCGGCGGCATCACCGTCCGCCGGTTTGCAGAGGAACTGGGGCAGAGTTCGCTTCCGGCGGTTCTGGCAGTCCCGGCCATGGCTGTGGTCACACCACTCAGCGGGGTGCCGCTGTTTTCCTCTGCCTGCGGTGCGCTGATCTGCCTGATCTCGGCTCAAATGCTGATGGGGCGGCAGCACCTGTGGATCCCCGGCTGGCTGGGCCGCCGCAGGATTAAGGCTGATACCGTGCGCAAGGGGGCGGCGGCGTTACGCGGGAGCGTGCGATGGATGGACCGTCATTCGGGCAAGCGGCTGGCATTGTTGACCCGCCAGCCCTTTCTTACGGTCATCCAGGCCGTGTGCCTGATCTGCGGCGCTCTGATGCCCCTGCTGGAAATTGTCCCGTTTTCCTCGTCGGTGCTGGGCGGCATTGTCAGCCTCCTGGCCGTGGCCATGCTGACCCGCGACGGGCTGATCGTCTTGCTCACACTGTCCGCGCTCTTTACCGCTGCTGCTTCGTTCGCGGCGGGGCTTGTTTGA
- a CDS encoding PRC-barrel domain-containing protein — MKHLTLSASLIIAAAAPVAGGTDGSISASGPLSGGTASEGGLSALIPDADGPAMEPLGMNEVTASELTGAPAYDAEDEHIGELSQVVVNTSGGVEAVIIDVGGFLGFGEKPVELSMGDIEIVQAETDVRILTHLTREQLEALPDYQPG, encoded by the coding sequence ATGAAACATCTTACGCTTTCGGCTTCGCTGATCATCGCCGCGGCGGCCCCTGTGGCTGGCGGCACGGACGGCAGCATTTCCGCAAGCGGCCCACTCAGCGGCGGCACGGCTTCAGAGGGCGGCCTATCGGCCCTGATCCCCGACGCAGACGGGCCTGCGATGGAGCCACTGGGCATGAATGAGGTTACTGCATCAGAATTGACCGGAGCTCCAGCCTATGACGCCGAGGACGAGCATATTGGCGAGCTCTCGCAGGTCGTGGTGAACACCAGTGGCGGCGTCGAAGCCGTCATCATCGATGTGGGCGGCTTTCTGGGCTTCGGTGAAAAGCCGGTCGAGCTGTCGATGGGGGATATCGAGATCGTGCAGGCCGAAACCGACGTGCGTATCTTAACCCATCTGACACGCGAGCAACTGGAAGCCCTGCCGGACTACCAGCCCGGATAA
- the ccoG gene encoding cytochrome c oxidase accessory protein CcoG, translating to MSDSNPAPSLYAAREPIFPRRVSGKFRNLKWYIMAVTLGIYYLTPWIRWDRGPSLPDQAVLLDLANRRFYFFWIEIWPHEFYFVAGLLIMAGLGLFLFTSALGRVWCGYACPQTVWTDLFILVERWIEGDRNARLRLHRQKKMDFRKARLRVTKWVAWFLIGLATGGAWVFYFADAPTLAYDLVTLNAHPIAYSTMLILTATTFLFGGFAREQICIYACPWPRIQAAMMDEDTLTVGYREWRGEPRGKLKKGQVAEGQGDCIDCMACVNVCPVGIDIRDGQQMECITCALCIDACDDVMAKIGKPRGLIDYMALSDETLEREGQPPKNIWKHILRPRTIMYTSLWSLVGVGLLFALFIRSDIELTVAPERNPTFVTLSDGSIRNTYDVRLRNKHGEDRVFKLSIKGDPAMRLQLEGTVYHSVNVPADTALLQRVYIVSAKGSAPSQASSTPVRIWVEDLINGERAHKDTSFNGKGN from the coding sequence GTGAGCGATTCCAACCCGGCCCCCAGCCTCTATGCCGCCAGAGAGCCAATTTTCCCGCGGCGCGTGTCCGGCAAGTTCCGCAACCTGAAATGGTACATCATGGCGGTGACGCTGGGGATTTACTACCTGACCCCCTGGATCCGCTGGGACCGCGGGCCGTCGCTGCCGGATCAGGCGGTGCTGCTGGATCTGGCAAACCGCCGGTTCTACTTCTTCTGGATCGAGATCTGGCCGCATGAGTTCTACTTCGTGGCGGGTCTTTTGATCATGGCCGGGCTTGGACTTTTCCTGTTCACCTCGGCGCTGGGCCGGGTCTGGTGCGGCTATGCCTGCCCGCAGACCGTCTGGACCGACCTGTTCATCCTGGTGGAACGATGGATTGAGGGCGACCGCAACGCCCGCCTGCGCCTGCACCGGCAGAAGAAAATGGATTTCCGCAAGGCACGCCTGCGGGTGACCAAATGGGTGGCCTGGTTCCTGATCGGTCTCGCCACCGGTGGTGCCTGGGTCTTCTACTTTGCTGATGCGCCGACGCTGGCCTATGATCTGGTGACGCTGAACGCGCACCCCATTGCCTATTCCACCATGCTGATCCTGACCGCGACCACCTTCCTGTTCGGAGGCTTCGCGCGCGAGCAGATCTGCATTTATGCCTGCCCCTGGCCGCGCATCCAGGCGGCGATGATGGATGAAGACACGCTGACCGTCGGCTACCGCGAATGGCGGGGCGAGCCGCGCGGCAAGCTGAAGAAGGGCCAGGTGGCCGAAGGGCAGGGCGACTGCATCGACTGCATGGCTTGCGTCAACGTTTGCCCGGTGGGGATCGACATCCGCGACGGCCAGCAGATGGAGTGCATCACCTGCGCGCTGTGCATCGACGCCTGCGATGATGTGATGGCCAAGATCGGCAAGCCGCGCGGCCTGATCGACTACATGGCTCTGTCGGACGAGACGCTGGAGCGCGAGGGCCAGCCGCCCAAGAATATCTGGAAGCATATCCTGCGCCCGCGCACCATCATGTATACCAGCCTGTGGTCGCTGGTGGGGGTGGGGCTGCTGTTTGCGCTGTTCATCCGCTCCGATATCGAACTGACCGTTGCACCGGAACGCAACCCGACCTTTGTAACCCTGTCGGACGGCTCGATCCGCAACACCTATGACGTGCGCCTGCGCAACAAGCACGGCGAGGACCGCGTGTTCAAATTGTCGATCAAGGGCGACCCGGCCATGCGTCTTCAGCTGGAGGGCACGGTCTATCATTCGGTGAACGTCCCGGCGGATACAGCGCTGCTGCAGCGGGTCTACATCGTTTCCGCCAAGGGTTCTGCACCGTCGCAGGCCTCCAGCACTCCGGTTCGCATCTGGGTCGAGGATCTGATAAACGGGGAACGGGCCCACAAGGACACCAGCTTTAACGGCAAGGGGAACTGA
- a CDS encoding FixH family protein — MAKREREFTGKHAILLFGGAFAVIIGVNIILAVNAVKTFPGLEVKNSYVASQEFDQRRSAQEALGWSVYASSQGDQVKLEITDADGTPVEVAKLSATLGRATHVQDDQKPEFTFDGQAYVAPADLGPGNWNIRMVARAKDGTEFTQRVILHVKG; from the coding sequence ATGGCCAAGCGCGAACGCGAATTCACCGGCAAACACGCCATCCTGCTGTTCGGCGGTGCCTTTGCGGTGATCATCGGGGTGAACATCATTCTGGCGGTCAATGCGGTGAAAACCTTCCCGGGGCTGGAGGTGAAGAACTCCTACGTGGCCAGCCAGGAGTTTGACCAGCGCCGCTCCGCGCAGGAGGCGCTGGGCTGGTCGGTCTATGCATCTTCGCAGGGGGATCAGGTCAAGCTTGAGATCACGGACGCCGACGGTACCCCGGTGGAGGTCGCCAAGCTGAGCGCAACACTGGGCCGGGCGACCCATGTGCAGGACGACCAGAAGCCGGAGTTCACATTTGACGGCCAGGCCTATGTGGCTCCGGCTGATCTGGGTCCAGGCAACTGGAACATCCGGATGGTGGCACGGGCCAAGGATGGCACCGAATTCACCCAGCGGGTGATCCTTCATGTGAAAGGCTGA
- a CDS encoding heavy metal translocating P-type ATPase: MTAQLRPSLVACPACIAAPHDAAEQAPTEARLALSLPGIHCQACISTVERELNAHPGIHSARVNLTLKRALIEADPEVRAADLIPVLERAGFEAHELDLAALAATQNDKAGRDLLMRLAVAFFASMNVMLLSISVWSGASDATRDMFHWISAAITFPAIIFSAQPFFANAWTALRVGRLNMDVPIVLALVLALITSLWETFLSGEHAYFDAALTLTFFLLAGRYLDYRTRAVARSAAEELAALEVPRAIRLLEGDEYEVPVADLAIGDLILVRPGGRMPVDGEIVDGQSELDRSLLTGETLPVFAEPGLAVSAGEVNLTGPLTIRATAVGEDTSLHRMADLVAIAESGRSRYTSLADSAAKLYAPGVHILSALAFAGWYLYTFDIRTALNIAAAVLIITCPCALGLAVPAVTTAASGRLFKRGMLIKHATALERLAEVDTVVFDKTGTLTSGTPEVTNLGDHARADLEIALTLAEASSHPLSVALSRAARAAGIKPAAVQNITEVPGYGAEGLFGGTCVRLGRAAWVGAAQGRQTAAWLDTGAGEPRPFLCTDALRPGAAEAVQALKAAGKDVLLISGDTTGAVEDLAGRLGISKWVAEALPADKSARVQLLSDQGQKVLMVGDGLNDTAALAAAHVSISPASALDAARVASDIVLLGQDLEPIAEACGVAQKATRRIRENFRIATLYNVIAVPLAIAGLATPLIAALAMSTSSITVSLNALRLR, encoded by the coding sequence ATGACCGCGCAGCTCCGCCCCTCGCTCGTCGCCTGTCCCGCCTGTATTGCCGCCCCGCATGACGCGGCAGAGCAGGCGCCAACCGAGGCGCGGCTGGCGCTGTCTCTGCCGGGCATCCACTGCCAGGCCTGTATTTCGACGGTGGAGCGGGAGCTGAACGCCCATCCGGGCATCCATTCGGCTCGGGTGAACCTGACCCTGAAACGGGCGCTGATCGAGGCAGACCCGGAGGTGCGCGCCGCCGACCTGATCCCGGTGCTGGAGCGGGCCGGTTTCGAGGCGCATGAACTGGATCTCGCAGCGCTGGCGGCCACCCAGAATGACAAGGCCGGGCGGGATCTTCTGATGCGCTTGGCGGTGGCCTTTTTCGCCTCGATGAACGTGATGCTCCTGTCGATCTCGGTCTGGTCAGGCGCGTCTGATGCCACGCGGGACATGTTCCACTGGATTTCGGCTGCCATCACATTCCCTGCGATCATCTTCTCGGCGCAGCCCTTCTTTGCCAACGCCTGGACCGCGCTGCGGGTCGGGCGGCTGAACATGGATGTGCCGATTGTCCTGGCGCTGGTGCTGGCGCTCATCACATCGCTGTGGGAAACCTTCCTTTCGGGCGAACATGCTTATTTCGACGCAGCTCTGACGCTCACGTTTTTCCTGCTGGCGGGCCGATATCTGGACTACCGTACCCGCGCTGTGGCGCGCTCGGCAGCAGAGGAACTGGCGGCGCTGGAAGTACCCCGTGCGATCCGGCTGCTGGAGGGTGACGAATACGAGGTTCCGGTTGCGGATCTGGCCATTGGCGACCTGATCCTGGTGCGCCCCGGCGGGCGGATGCCGGTCGATGGCGAGATCGTTGACGGCCAGTCCGAACTCGACCGGTCGCTGCTGACCGGGGAAACCCTGCCGGTTTTTGCTGAACCGGGTCTGGCTGTCTCCGCCGGTGAGGTGAACCTCACAGGCCCGCTGACCATCCGCGCAACCGCGGTGGGCGAGGACACATCGCTGCACCGGATGGCGGATCTGGTTGCCATCGCGGAATCCGGCCGGTCCCGTTATACGTCACTGGCCGATAGTGCTGCGAAACTTTACGCGCCCGGCGTGCACATTCTGTCGGCGCTCGCCTTTGCCGGCTGGTATCTCTACACTTTCGACATCCGCACGGCGCTGAACATCGCCGCCGCGGTGCTGATCATCACCTGCCCTTGTGCGCTGGGCCTTGCGGTGCCTGCAGTGACAACCGCTGCCTCGGGCCGGCTGTTCAAGCGGGGCATGCTGATAAAACACGCCACCGCGCTGGAACGGCTGGCAGAAGTGGATACCGTCGTCTTTGACAAGACAGGCACGCTGACCTCCGGCACGCCGGAAGTCACCAACCTGGGCGATCACGCCCGCGCGGATCTCGAGATCGCCCTGACGCTGGCCGAAGCCTCCTCGCACCCGCTGTCGGTGGCGCTCTCCCGCGCCGCGCGGGCTGCAGGAATCAAGCCTGCTGCGGTGCAGAACATCACCGAGGTGCCGGGATATGGCGCCGAAGGCCTGTTCGGCGGCACCTGTGTCCGGCTGGGCCGTGCAGCCTGGGTCGGGGCCGCGCAGGGCAGACAGACAGCAGCCTGGCTCGATACCGGGGCAGGCGAGCCCAGGCCTTTCCTCTGCACGGATGCCTTGCGCCCCGGCGCGGCAGAAGCCGTGCAGGCGCTGAAGGCGGCCGGCAAGGATGTGCTGCTGATTTCCGGTGACACCACTGGTGCGGTCGAGGACCTGGCCGGGCGGCTGGGCATTTCCAAATGGGTGGCTGAGGCGCTGCCTGCGGATAAATCCGCCCGGGTTCAGTTGCTCTCGGATCAGGGCCAAAAGGTGCTGATGGTCGGCGATGGCCTCAACGACACCGCGGCGCTGGCAGCGGCGCATGTCTCCATCTCTCCGGCTTCAGCCCTGGACGCGGCGCGTGTAGCCTCCGACATCGTGCTGCTAGGGCAGGATCTTGAGCCCATAGCCGAGGCCTGCGGCGTGGCGCAAAAGGCCACACGCCGCATCCGTGAAAACTTCCGCATTGCCACGCTCTACAATGTGATTGCAGTGCCGCTGGCGATTGCGGGGCTGGCAACGCCCTTGATTGCAGCGCTGGCGATGTCTACCTCCTCCATAACCGTTTCCCTCAACGCGCTGCGGCTGCGCTGA
- the ccoS gene encoding cbb3-type cytochrome oxidase assembly protein CcoS, producing MSVLAYLIPISLILGSVGLAAFFYTVRSNQYDDPEGDARRILNDEWDDKPKP from the coding sequence ATGAGTGTCCTTGCCTATCTGATCCCGATTTCGCTGATCCTCGGCTCAGTGGGGCTTGCGGCGTTTTTCTACACAGTGCGCAGCAACCAGTACGATGATCCAGAGGGTGACGCCCGCCGTATCCTTAATGACGAGTGGGACGATAAGCCTAAGCCCTGA
- a CDS encoding D-alanyl-D-alanine carboxypeptidase family protein encodes MAVITQVSPASSRYSRTRFLWATAVFLLAVLTAAIQPHRGAAAPYAAMVIDARTGEVLHSRNADTRLHPASLTKMMTLYIAFEAVRNGEITLDTKVRISRNAAAEPPSKLGLKAGQKIAFRYLIRAAAVKSANDAATAIGETLSGSEAAFARRMNRTAKALGMSRTTFKNAHGLTASGHLSTASDMTTLGRHLLYDYPEYYNLFSRRSTHAGIREVPNTNRRLLAAYRGADGIKTGYTRAAGFNLVASAKRGNERIIATVFGGKSTASRNAKVAELLDLGFRRAPSRAALRKPRRPAYQGAGNVVVADAGDESTSGVAGKTLRVSGQVNTSLRPKSRPGASESPVLVAALEEALQTPVSEPEEDAAPAAAVASAGAAGGTAPETAGNPAADSQQEQIENVQTVSADSLVQGDALRESIAVALAEAEAEPQPAEETAEPVILAAVQKVPFTGLRPVARPASLTGAAPEPEPVVVTRLSTSGGRYWGVNVGLYTSRYQAEKVLLRTALSELETLDGTLRKVAKTRRGFEANFLGMSQEQAELACRRLNARNVTCAPIGPS; translated from the coding sequence ATGGCAGTGATCACGCAGGTAAGTCCGGCGTCCAGCCGGTATTCCCGTACCCGGTTCCTATGGGCAACCGCGGTCTTTCTTTTGGCAGTTCTTACGGCAGCGATTCAGCCGCATCGGGGCGCAGCCGCGCCCTATGCAGCGATGGTCATCGACGCCCGCACCGGAGAGGTCCTGCATTCGCGCAATGCCGACACCCGGCTGCACCCGGCATCGCTGACCAAAATGATGACACTCTACATCGCGTTTGAGGCCGTTCGGAACGGCGAGATCACCCTGGACACCAAGGTCCGGATCAGCCGCAATGCCGCCGCCGAGCCGCCATCCAAGCTGGGGCTGAAAGCAGGCCAGAAAATTGCCTTCCGGTACCTGATCCGCGCCGCGGCGGTGAAGTCCGCCAATGACGCCGCCACTGCAATCGGCGAGACCCTGTCCGGATCCGAAGCCGCCTTTGCCCGCCGGATGAACCGCACCGCCAAGGCGCTGGGGATGAGCCGCACAACCTTCAAGAACGCCCACGGGCTGACCGCCAGCGGGCATCTGTCGACCGCCAGCGACATGACCACGCTGGGGCGGCATCTGCTGTATGACTATCCAGAGTATTACAACCTGTTCTCGCGCCGCTCGACCCATGCAGGCATCCGCGAGGTACCCAATACCAACCGCCGCCTGCTGGCGGCCTACCGCGGTGCCGACGGGATCAAGACCGGCTATACCCGCGCCGCCGGCTTCAACCTCGTTGCATCGGCCAAGCGCGGCAATGAACGGATCATCGCCACTGTGTTCGGCGGCAAATCCACCGCCTCGCGCAATGCCAAGGTGGCGGAGCTGCTGGACCTTGGCTTCCGCCGGGCGCCGTCGCGCGCCGCGCTGCGCAAACCGCGGCGGCCGGCTTATCAGGGAGCGGGCAATGTGGTGGTTGCCGATGCCGGTGACGAGTCCACATCTGGCGTGGCAGGCAAGACCCTCAGGGTGAGTGGCCAGGTGAACACCAGCCTGCGTCCCAAGTCGCGCCCCGGCGCCAGCGAATCGCCCGTTCTGGTTGCCGCCCTCGAAGAAGCGCTCCAGACACCGGTTAGCGAGCCTGAAGAAGATGCCGCCCCAGCTGCAGCCGTTGCCTCTGCCGGGGCTGCCGGAGGAACTGCGCCTGAAACGGCAGGCAACCCGGCGGCAGACAGCCAGCAGGAGCAGATTGAGAACGTTCAGACAGTCAGTGCGGACAGCCTTGTTCAGGGGGATGCCCTGCGCGAGAGCATTGCCGTGGCCCTCGCCGAAGCGGAAGCCGAACCGCAGCCAGCCGAGGAGACAGCGGAGCCGGTCATACTCGCGGCCGTGCAGAAGGTGCCCTTCACCGGCCTGCGCCCCGTGGCCCGCCCGGCCAGCCTGACCGGAGCCGCACCTGAGCCGGAGCCCGTTGTTGTGACCCGCCTGTCCACGTCCGGCGGCCGCTACTGGGGGGTCAATGTGGGGCTGTATACCAGCCGCTACCAGGCCGAGAAGGTGCTGCTGCGCACCGCGCTGTCGGAACTGGAAACACTGGACGGCACCCTGCGCAAAGTCGCCAAGACCCGCCGCGGGTTCGAGGCCAACTTCCTGGGCATGAGCCAGGAGCAGGCAGAATTGGCCTGCCGCCGCCTGAACGCCCGCAACGTGACCTGCGCGCCGATTGGACCGTCCTGA
- a CDS encoding HAD family hydrolase — MTPNLTTIGFDADDTLWHNERFFRVTQERFAELLQDHTPADVGPEQLERLLLDAEKRNLGRYGYGVKGFTLSMIETAIEVTGERVPAAVVKELITAGQMMLSYPIELLPHAREAVESVAGRYKVVLITKGDLLDQERKLAQSGLGELFDGVEVVSEKTPDVYVDIFNRHGDGPDRAMMVGNSMRSDVVPVIEAGGWGTYVPHGLIWEVEHAEAPEYSPRYTEIADLGGLADLVDSLG; from the coding sequence TTGACACCTAATTTGACAACAATCGGTTTTGATGCCGATGATACGCTTTGGCACAATGAACGGTTCTTCCGCGTAACGCAGGAGCGGTTTGCCGAATTGCTGCAGGATCACACGCCTGCGGATGTCGGCCCAGAACAGCTGGAGCGCCTGCTGCTGGACGCCGAGAAGCGCAATCTGGGGCGCTATGGTTACGGGGTGAAGGGGTTCACCCTGTCGATGATCGAAACCGCGATCGAAGTGACCGGCGAGCGGGTGCCTGCAGCCGTCGTCAAGGAGCTGATCACCGCGGGCCAGATGATGCTGTCCTATCCGATCGAGCTGCTGCCCCATGCGCGGGAGGCGGTGGAGTCCGTTGCGGGCCGCTACAAGGTGGTGCTGATCACCAAGGGCGACCTGCTGGATCAGGAGCGCAAGCTGGCGCAGTCCGGCCTGGGGGAGCTGTTTGACGGCGTCGAGGTGGTCTCGGAAAAGACGCCAGACGTCTATGTGGACATCTTCAACCGCCATGGCGATGGTCCGGACCGCGCGATGATGGTCGGCAACTCGATGCGGTCCGACGTGGTGCCAGTGATCGAGGCCGGCGGCTGGGGCACCTATGTGCCGCACGGGCTGATCTGGGAGGTCGAGCACGCCGAGGCGCCGGAATACAGCCCGCGGTACACGGAGATCGCCGATCTGGGCGGGCTGGCGGATCTGGTGGACAGCCTGGGCTGA
- the clpS gene encoding ATP-dependent Clp protease adapter ClpS — MMTDHSDDDTESGVLTKTRPKTKRPPRYKVLLLNDDYTPMEFVVMVLERFFGMTHAQAFEIMLTVHKKGVAVVGVFSHEVAETKVGQVMDFARRHQHPLQCTMEKEE, encoded by the coding sequence ATGATGACTGATCATTCTGACGACGACACGGAATCCGGCGTTCTGACCAAGACGCGGCCCAAGACCAAGCGCCCGCCGCGCTATAAGGTGCTGCTGCTGAATGACGACTACACCCCGATGGAATTCGTGGTGATGGTGCTGGAACGCTTCTTCGGCATGACCCACGCGCAGGCGTTTGAGATCATGCTGACTGTGCACAAGAAGGGCGTTGCCGTGGTCGGCGTGTTCAGCCATGAGGTGGCGGAAACCAAGGTGGGCCAGGTGATGGATTTCGCCCGCCGCCACCAGCACCCGCTGCAGTGCACCATGGAAAAAGAAGAATAA
- a CDS encoding methyltransferase yields MSVRLSLAAQSGGFAVPAEGRIAVFHPRSEHDLSVLPKEQVLVIQPLRPDHDHFAGQGYACAPALEAGAEYAAAVVFLPRAKALARMLVAQAAAVTAGQVLIDGAKTEGIDSVLKDLRKRCAPSAPVSKAHGKVFWIEGGTGLSDWLPDGPQQVEGFITAPGVFSADGIDPASRMLAAALPQKLGRCVADLGAGWGYLSAQVLQREGVEDLHLVEADHAALACARLNAADPRSHFHWADARTWKAPGVVSTVVMNPPFHSGRAAEPAIGQAFIASAASMLAASGNLWMVANRHLPYETALAEKFAQVREEGGDNRFKILHAAKPKRGRK; encoded by the coding sequence ATGTCCGTACGCTTGTCCTTGGCCGCCCAATCGGGCGGCTTTGCTGTGCCTGCTGAGGGCCGCATTGCCGTGTTCCATCCGCGCAGCGAACACGATCTGTCGGTGCTGCCCAAGGAGCAGGTTCTGGTCATCCAGCCGCTCCGCCCGGATCATGATCATTTCGCAGGGCAGGGCTACGCTTGCGCACCTGCACTGGAGGCCGGGGCTGAGTACGCTGCCGCCGTCGTCTTTTTGCCGCGGGCCAAGGCACTGGCCCGGATGCTGGTGGCGCAGGCCGCCGCGGTCACCGCGGGGCAGGTGCTGATCGACGGCGCCAAAACGGAAGGCATCGATTCGGTGCTGAAGGACCTGCGCAAGCGCTGCGCGCCCTCCGCGCCGGTCTCCAAGGCGCATGGCAAGGTGTTCTGGATCGAGGGCGGCACCGGTCTGTCCGATTGGCTGCCTGACGGCCCGCAGCAGGTCGAGGGCTTCATCACTGCCCCGGGCGTGTTCTCGGCGGATGGCATCGACCCGGCCTCCCGGATGCTGGCGGCAGCCCTGCCGCAAAAGCTGGGCCGCTGCGTGGCGGATCTTGGTGCCGGCTGGGGCTATCTCTCGGCGCAGGTGCTGCAGCGCGAGGGGGTTGAAGACCTGCACTTGGTTGAGGCCGACCATGCCGCACTGGCCTGCGCCCGCCTGAATGCAGCGGATCCACGGTCGCATTTCCACTGGGCTGATGCCCGGACATGGAAGGCGCCGGGCGTGGTGAGCACTGTGGTCATGAATCCGCCGTTCCACAGCGGCCGCGCAGCCGAACCCGCGATCGGGCAGGCCTTCATCGCTTCGGCGGCCTCCATGCTTGCCGCCAGCGGCAATCTGTGGATGGTCGCCAACCGGCACCTGCCGTATGAGACCGCGCTGGCGGAAAAATTCGCCCAGGTGCGCGAGGAGGGCGGAGACAACCGCTTCAAGATCCTGCATGCGGCCAAGCCGAAGCGCGGGCGCAAGTAA
- a CDS encoding SDR family NAD(P)-dependent oxidoreductase → MSFSISGKTAIVTGAASGIGLAIGKQFADAGANVMFADMHEAQLVDELGEQADESNIRYFAGDLRERLTIANLLSATIDAFDDIDILVNGARQVVATDALDPQDQTLDQLLNQSLLPSVRLSQQVAKRMIKQGEEHEDGDGPLGTIINLSSIAARRTHPDLMAYSVASAALDQVTRSLAVALAPHRIRVNSIAFGSVMSASMQETLKENRGFRQDIEAHTPLGRVASPTELTETAQYLASDASGFMTGQVLTLDGGRTLLDPVSAPMH, encoded by the coding sequence ATGTCCTTTTCCATTTCCGGAAAGACTGCCATCGTGACCGGCGCCGCCAGCGGCATCGGACTGGCAATCGGCAAGCAGTTTGCCGATGCCGGCGCCAATGTGATGTTTGCCGACATGCATGAAGCGCAATTGGTTGATGAGCTGGGAGAGCAGGCCGACGAAAGCAATATCCGCTATTTTGCCGGCGACCTGCGCGAGCGGCTGACCATAGCCAACCTGCTGTCCGCCACCATCGACGCCTTTGACGATATCGACATTCTGGTCAACGGCGCGCGGCAGGTGGTGGCGACCGACGCGCTGGATCCTCAGGACCAGACTCTGGACCAGCTCCTGAACCAAAGCCTGCTGCCGTCAGTGCGCCTGTCCCAGCAGGTTGCCAAGCGGATGATCAAGCAGGGAGAGGAGCATGAGGACGGCGACGGCCCGCTCGGCACCATTATCAATCTGTCATCGATAGCGGCCCGCCGCACCCACCCGGACCTGATGGCCTATTCGGTGGCCTCTGCCGCGCTGGACCAGGTCACGCGGTCCTTGGCAGTGGCGCTGGCGCCGCACCGGATCAGGGTCAATTCGATTGCCTTCGGTTCAGTAATGAGCGCTTCGATGCAGGAAACCCTCAAGGAAAACCGCGGTTTCCGCCAGGATATCGAGGCGCATACGCCGCTGGGCCGGGTGGCCTCTCCGACGGAACTGACCGAGACAGCCCAGTATCTGGCTTCAGACGCCTCCGGGTTCATGACCGGCCAGGTGCTCACGCTGGATGGCGGCCGCACCTTGCTGGATCCGGTCTCCGCACCGATGCACTGA